From Lolium perenne isolate Kyuss_39 chromosome 5, Kyuss_2.0, whole genome shotgun sequence, a single genomic window includes:
- the LOC127299754 gene encoding transcription factor LHW: MAVGEALRRLCEEVGWSYAVFWKAIGAADPVHLVWEDGCCGHASCPDGSEASEGGCESGGAVCTLVRKVMASQLHVVGEGTIGRAAFTGNHQWIVHDTAGDHGLRPEVAAEMNTQFRAGIQTIAIIPVLPRGVLQLGSTSVVMENTTYVLQYKKLCSQLNNRSSMVASTSAKNDSSQKVQPRSSHGLLSVYPTDTCSKAFNGSPVAYEQFYGADATAVSCSTSVNTGRKASLLNVAHRNDEAIGDHSLFAPDTRFRRQTSYCDRRVESASQGSVVSSGFISSTSTSAEKHPLLINDGHLELGNMEESSDIRSLLLKSLARRNPVIHENTSMPMLHGGSEVLDFLNSRGNFDFLPEGNRIVKSNLYNSSTSQVLDQSCRSTSGMTVHNPAISYKIPQSAQLIMKMGSPRRDSCHAAAALSSGSEIQAFSGLKAEYSQENQLNITDNVCQNVKAKEVNDSSFAVRIQGVKNMDRQKLPDISSERSSSFLMDSTTGNDLFDIFGAEFPHLCHNVDGNLTWNTAKQESSQRDAPESSVYPDTSPVFGALDDEFPFSGIFSLTDSDQLLDAVISSVNPVGKQISGDSASCKTSLTDMPSTSYCASKEAKQQESCGAPPLLVKNELAVSNFVKQPCFLEKTEDGCLSQNNGMHKSQIRLWIESGHNMKCESGSASNSKGHDTPNKANRKRSRPGESSKPRPKDRQLIQDRIKELRELVPNGAKCSIDALLEKTIKHMVFLQSVTKHADNLKDSNESKILGGENGPLWKDYFEGGATWAFNVGSQSMTCPIIVEDLDRPRQMLVEMICEDRGIFLEIADFIKGLGLTILRGVMEARKNKIWARFTVEANRDVTRMEIFLSLVRLLEPSCDGGGSGENPDNVKKPLGIAQHQIIPATGHLR; the protein is encoded by the exons ATGGCGGTGGGGGAGGCGCTGCGGCGGCTCTGCGAGGAGGTCGGCTGGTCCTACGCCGTCTTCTGGAAGGCCATCGGCGCTGCTGACCCCGT GCACCTAGTGTGGGAGGATGGCTGCTGTGGCCACGCATCTTGTCCGGATGGATCTGAGGCTTCCGAGGGTGGGTGCGAATCAGGTGGCGCCGTGTGCACCCTTGTTAGGAAGGTTATGGCATCACAGCTTCACGTTGTCGGGGAAGG TACCATTGGTCGTGCCGCTTTTACTGGAAATCATCAGTGGATTGTCCACGATACTGCCGGTGATCACGGGCTCAGACCTGAG GTTGCTGCGGAGATGAATACTCAGTTCAGAGCTGGGATCCAG ACTATTGCAATAATTCCTGTGTTACCACGTGGTGTACTACAGCTCGGCTCTACTAGTGTG GTTATGGAAAATACAACTTATGTGCTTCAGTACAAGAAGCTTTGTTCTCAGCTAAATAATCGATCAAGTATGGTTGCATCTACTTCAGCTAAAAATGATTCTAGCCAGAAGGTTCAGCCACGCTCTTCGCATGGTCTTCTGAGTGTCTACCCTACAGATACTTGCTCAAAAGCCTTTAATGGGTCCCCAGTGGCTTATGAACAGTTCTATGGTGCTGATGCGACAGCAGTGTCATGTAGTACATCAGTAAACACTGGAAGGAAAGCTTCCTTGCTTAATGTGGCACACAGAAATGATGAAGCTATCGGAGATCACAGTTTATTTGCTCCTGATACGAGGTTCAGACGGCAAACTTCTTATTGTGACAGAAGAGTTGAAAGTGCCTCACAAGGCAGTGTGGTGAGCTCAGGTTTTATCTCTTCTACCTCAACATCAGCAGAAAAGCATCCATTGTTAATCAATGATGGACATCTAGAACTAGGAAACATGGAAGAGTCATCAGATATAAGAAGTCTTCTGCTAAAATCTCTCGCACGCCGTAACCCTGTTATCCATGAAAATACAAGCATGCCCATGTTGCATGGAGGGAGTGAGGTGTTGGATTTTCTGAACAGTCGTGGAAATTTTGATTTTCTCCCTGAAGGTAACAGAATAGTCAAGTCTAACTTGTATAACAGCTCAACAAGTCAAGTATTAGACCAAAGTTGTAGGTCTACTTCTGGGATGACGGTGCACAATCCAGCTATTTCATATAAAATCCCCCAATCTGCCCAACTCATTATGAAAATGGGCAGTCCCAGAAGAGACTCATGTCATGCTGCTGCGGCTCTATCCTCTGGGTCCGAAATTCAAGCTTTTAGTGGATTAAAAGCAGAGTATTCTCAGGAGAATCAACTGAATATTACGGATAATGTTTGCCAAAACGTAAAGGCTAAAGAAGTAAACGACTCCAGTTTTGCTGTAAGAATACAAGGTGTGAAGAATATGGATCGACAGAAGCTACCGGACATCTCAAGTGAACGATCTTCCTCATTTCTTATGGATTCAACTACAGGAAATGATTTGTTTGATATCTTTGGTGCTGAATTTCCTCACCTGTGCCACAATGTGGATGGCAATCTAACCTGGAACACTGCAAAACAGGAGAGCTCGCAGAGAGATGCTCCTGAATCATCAGTTTATCCTGACACCTCTCCAGTATTTGGTGCACTGGATGACGAGTTCCCCTTTTCGGGAATCTTCTCACTAACTGACAGTGACCAACTATTGGATGCTGTTATCTCCAGTGTCAATCCGGTTGGTAAGCAGATCTCTGGTGACAGTGCCTCTTGCAAGACTTCATTGACAGACATGCCTAGCACCTCTTATTGTGCCTCAAAAGAGGCAAAGCAACAAGAGTCATGTGGTGCTCCTCCTTTGCTAGTCAAGAATGAGTTGGCCGTTTCAAATTTTGTTAAACAGCCATGTTTCCTGGAGAAGACTGAGGATGGTTGTctctcccaaaataatgggatgcACAAATCTCAAATACGCCTTTGGATTGAGAGTGGGCATAACATGAAATGCGAAAGCGGGTCAGCCTCGAATAGTAAAGGTCATGATACACCAAACAAGGCAAACAGAAAGAGATCTCGGCCAGGAGAGAGTTCAAAGCCTCGACCAAAGGACCGTCAACTCATTCAGGATCGTATAAAGGAGCTCCGGGAACTTGTACCTAATGGGGCAAAG TGTAGCATTGATGCTTTATTGGAAAAGACCAtcaagcacatggttttcttGCAGAGTGTGACAAAGCATGCTGACAACCTCAAGGACTCCAATGAATCTAAG ATACTTGGCGGTGAGAATGGTCCTCTTTGGAAAGACTACTTTGAGGGTGGTGCGACTTGGGCCTTCAATGTTGGCAGTCAATCCATGACATGCCCAATCATTGTTGAGGATCTTGACCGGCCTCGTCAGATGCTTGTGGAG ATGATTTGTGAGGATAGAGGGATCTTCCTAGAGATAGCTGACTTCATCAAAGGACTTGGATTAACCATCTTGAGGGGTGTGATGGAAGCACGCAAAAATAAGATCTGGGCACGGTTCACTGTTGAG GCCAATAGGGACGTGACTAGAATGGAGATTTTTCTCTCTCTCGTGCGCTTGTTGGAACCTAGTTGTGATGGCGGCGGATCAGGAGAGAATCCTGATAATGTGAAGAAGCCTCTTGGGATTGCACAACACCAAATTATCCCAGCAACAGGTCATCTTAGATGA